The Pyxidicoccus sp. MSG2 DNA segment AGGTCTCGAAGCGTCCCTCGTCCGTGGTGACGCCGCTGTCGGAGAGGTCGAGCAGTTGATGGGCCAATTCGTGCGCGAGGACGAAGCGGTACACGGGCTCGCGCTCGATGCGAGTGCTGATGACAATCAGGCGTGCTCGCCCGGAGCGGCAGCTCGCACCGAGCACCGAGGACTGCTCGAAGGGGTGCCGCAGAACGAGGATGTCGAAGCGGCCCTCCACCAGTCGCGCCAGTCCGCGCAGGGGCCCCTGGCGCTCGGGGAGCAGGGCACGCACCTGGAGCGCGCTCGCGTAACCGGCGCGGTGCGCGTTCCTCGTGGGCGCGGACTTCGGGTGGAAGCCTTCCGCGAGCCGTTCTACGCGCAGAAGATCTCCGAGCAACGAGAACGCCTGGGCCTTCTGGAGTCCCCTCGCGAGCGCCTCGCGGTCCTTGGAGGACAGGGAGGCGCCCACGGAGCGGCCCTTCAAGAGGACCCCGGGCTCGACTGGCGCCCTCTCCTGGGGAGCCGAGGTGTGCAGGAACGCCGTGGGCGCGACCCCGAGGGCACTCGCGAGCCGCGTGAGTGCCCCCGCGCCCAGCGCTCCCTGCCCCTGCTCGAAGCATTCGATGAGTCGAGCGGGAACTGCCGTGCGAGCAGCCAGGGCGTCGATATCGAGCCCCGACTCCCTCCTTCGCCGCGACAGCCGTCGTCCCAGCTCCTTCAGTGCCTCCACCTGACGCTCCATGCCTCCACGCCCTCCCTTCATGTGCGGCGACGTCCCCAGCCAACCCGCCTACCTGCCACGTACTGCTTCCACACGACAGTATAGGCAGCCCCTGACACGGCGGCTCTGACCTCCGAGGTCACTCTCATACGAGCGCTTCCGCAAGGCGGGCTGACCCCACCCGAACCACCAGTCCCCTCCCCCAGATGGCCAGCCGGCCTACCCGAACGGGTAGCTCCGCCCCCTGCCCGGTCCGCCGATGTGGCGCCTTTTCGAGGTCTTTACCTTCAGCCTCGAAAGGAATCCGTCATGTCCACCGACCTCCAGTCCCTCTCGCAGTCCCTCGCCTCCGTCGTCGAGCGCGTCGCCCCCAGCATCGTCCGCGTCGAGGCGCGCCGCCGTCGCGGGGCCTCGGGCATCGTCTGGGGCACCGAGGGCCACATCGTCACCACCAGCCACGCCGTCGAGCACGAGGGCCACATCCAGATTGGCCTCGCTGACGGCAGCACCGTCTCCGCCGAGCTCATCGGCCGCGACGCCAGCACCGACCTCGCCCTCCTCAAGGCCGACGCCTCCAGCCTCACCCCACTCCCCCCGGCACCGCTCGACGAGGTGAAGGTCGGCCACCTCGTCGTCACCGTGGCCCGTCCGGGCCGCACCGCGCGCGCCACGCTCGGCATGGTCAGCACCCACGGCGAGGGCTGGCGCACCCACGCCGGTGGCCGCGTGGACCGCTACCTCGAAACCGACGCGGACCTCCCGCCCGGCTTCTCCGGCGGCGCGCTGGTGGACACGCAGGGCCGTCTCGTGGGCCTGCTCACCGCGGCCTTCTCGCGCACGGCCGCCGTCGTCATCCCCGGTGACACGCTCACCCGCGTGACGGCCGCGCTGAAGGAGCACGGGGGTGTGCGCCGGGGCTACCTCGGCGTGGGCGCGTACCCCGTGCGCATTCCGCAGCACCTGGTGGAGCGCGCCGGCAGCGAGGCGGGCCTCGTCTTCCTCTCCGTGGACCCGGACGGCCCCGCGCAGAAGGCGGGCCTGCTGCTCGGCGACGTGCTGGTGAGCCTGGGTGGCCAGTCGCTGCACCGCGTGGAGGACCTGCTCGGCTACCTGGGCGACGAGAAGGTGGGCACCACCGTCCAGGCCCGCGTGCTGCGAGCCGGCGAACTGCGCGAGGTGCCCATCACCGTGGGCAAGCGCTCCTGACGTGAAGGAAGGGACGACACGATGAAACTCCTGCAACAGTTCTCCGATGACCTGGAGTCCCTCGTGGAGCGTGCCTCGCCCGCCGTGGTGGGCGTGGAGCACTCGCGAGGCCACGGCACCGGCCTCTTCCTCACGCCGGACGGCTACGTCCTCACCAACCGCCACGTGGTGATGCGCAACCCGCGCGGCCTCACCGTGCAGCTCTCCAACGGCGAGGAACTCCGAGGCACGCTCGTGGGAGGAGACGCCCCCACGGACCTCGCGGTGGTCCGCGCCGAGGGCACCGACTTCCCCACCCTGCCGCTGGCCGACCCGCGGTCCGTGCGCGTGGGCCAGCTCGTGATGGCGATTGGCAACCCGTTCCGGCTGGAGCAGTCGGTGTCCATGGGCGTGGTGAGCGCCATCAACCGCAGCCTCACGCTGCCCAACGGCGTCGTGCTGGAAGGCATGCTCCAGACGGACGCCGCCATCAACCCGGGCAACTCGGGCGGGCCGCTCATCAACACGCGCGGGCAGGTGGTGGGGCTCAACACGCTGGTGCTGCCGTATGCGCAGGGCATCGGCTTCGCGGTGGGCGCGGCCACGGCCGCATGGGT contains these protein-coding regions:
- a CDS encoding ImmA/IrrE family metallo-endopeptidase; protein product: MERQVEALKELGRRLSRRRRESGLDIDALAARTAVPARLIECFEQGQGALGAGALTRLASALGVAPTAFLHTSAPQERAPVEPGVLLKGRSVGASLSSKDREALARGLQKAQAFSLLGDLLRVERLAEGFHPKSAPTRNAHRAGYASALQVRALLPERQGPLRGLARLVEGRFDILVLRHPFEQSSVLGASCRSGRARLIVISTRIEREPVYRFVLAHELAHQLLDLSDSGVTTDEGRFETSGFWMENPPEEKRANAFAAMLLAPEEAVRRELGPAKAVGYGLSEAKALVTRARTRFGLSFPAMAWHLYNLRYFRSAETVEALLTTPDEAPLTGFEEESRFDGLERRTLEAHSRDIISASRARELLGGSLEERSLHDAVRGGYGHPGQHPASGSRGDPGRAGPASRRHH
- a CDS encoding S1C family serine protease, with protein sequence MSTDLQSLSQSLASVVERVAPSIVRVEARRRRGASGIVWGTEGHIVTTSHAVEHEGHIQIGLADGSTVSAELIGRDASTDLALLKADASSLTPLPPAPLDEVKVGHLVVTVARPGRTARATLGMVSTHGEGWRTHAGGRVDRYLETDADLPPGFSGGALVDTQGRLVGLLTAAFSRTAAVVIPGDTLTRVTAALKEHGGVRRGYLGVGAYPVRIPQHLVERAGSEAGLVFLSVDPDGPAQKAGLLLGDVLVSLGGQSLHRVEDLLGYLGDEKVGTTVQARVLRAGELREVPITVGKRS
- a CDS encoding S1C family serine protease, encoding MKLLQQFSDDLESLVERASPAVVGVEHSRGHGTGLFLTPDGYVLTNRHVVMRNPRGLTVQLSNGEELRGTLVGGDAPTDLAVVRAEGTDFPTLPLADPRSVRVGQLVMAIGNPFRLEQSVSMGVVSAINRSLTLPNGVVLEGMLQTDAAINPGNSGGPLINTRGQVVGLNTLVLPYAQGIGFAVGAATAAWVASLLIQRGKVERRFLGIAATAVNLDTRLAQDTGQPRAVKVLKVQDGTPAHDAGLKVDDLLLAINRKTVGSVDDLQRLMALATDEEVTLDILRKGGGRKKLSARTRPRVEPVAA